A stretch of DNA from Pseudomonas sp. HN11:
CTCCACCGTGTTCTCCGATGACCCGGTGAGCATGGCTGCCAAATGGGTGGAAGGGGGCTGCCGTCGTCTGCATCTGGTGGACTTGAACGGCGCCTTCGAAGGCCAGCCGGTCAACGGCGAAGTGGTCACCGCCATCGCCAAGCGCTACCCGAACCTGCCGATCCAGATCGGCGGCGGTATCCGCTCCCTGGAAACCATCGAGCATTACGTCAAAGCCGGCGTGAGCTACGTGATCATTGGCACCAAGGCCGTGAAAGACCCGGCGTTTGTTGCCCAAGCCTGCCGCGCGTTCCCTGGCAAAGTGATCGTGGGCCTGGACGCTAAGGATGGTTTCGTCGCTACCGACGGTTGGGCTGAAATCAGCACCGTGCAGGTGATCGACCTGGCCAGGCAGTTCGAAGCCGACGGCGTCTCCGCCATCGTTTATACCGACATCGCCAAAGACGGCATGATGCAGGGCTGCAACGTACCCTTCACCGCCGCCCTGGCCGCTGCGACCAAGATCCCGGTGATCGCTTCAGGTGGTATCCACAACCTGGGCGACATCAAGTCGCTGCTGGACGCCAAGGCGCCAGGCATCATCGGCGCCATCACCGGCCGTGCGATTTATGAGGGCACGCTGGATGTGGCCGAAGCACAAGCCTATTGTGATGGCTATGCGGCCAGCTCCAAGCCATAAGCTGCAAGTAAAAGCAGATCCGCTTCTACTTCCAGCTTGTAGCTCAAAGCTTGCAACTCTTATCGGAGATAAGCCTATGGCTTTAGCCAGACGCATCATCCCTTGCCTGGACGTCGACAACGGTCGCGTGGTCAAGGGCGTCAAGTTCGAGAACATCCGCGACGCCGGTGACCCGGTGGAAATTGCCCGTCGCTATGATGAGCAGGGTGCCGACGAGATTACCTTTCTCGACATTACCGCCAGCGTCGACGGCCGCG
This window harbors:
- the hisA gene encoding 1-(5-phosphoribosyl)-5-[(5-phosphoribosylamino)methylideneamino]imidazole-4-carboxamide isomerase, whose product is MLIIPAIDLKDGACVRLRQGRMEDSTVFSDDPVSMAAKWVEGGCRRLHLVDLNGAFEGQPVNGEVVTAIAKRYPNLPIQIGGGIRSLETIEHYVKAGVSYVIIGTKAVKDPAFVAQACRAFPGKVIVGLDAKDGFVATDGWAEISTVQVIDLARQFEADGVSAIVYTDIAKDGMMQGCNVPFTAALAAATKIPVIASGGIHNLGDIKSLLDAKAPGIIGAITGRAIYEGTLDVAEAQAYCDGYAASSKP